In the Parashewanella tropica genome, CAATGTACCTGCATCACAGCCCACCAATAGACCACCAGGGAAACTCATTTTTGGCAATGAGTTTAATCCACCTTTGGCAATGGCTCTGGCACCATAAGTTACACGCTCACCACCTTCTAACTCTTTAGCGATAACAGGGTGTGTTTTATAGCGTTGGAATTCATCAAATGGGCTAAGGTGTGGATTTTGGTAATTCAAGTCAATGATCAAGCCGACGACCACTTGGTTATCGTCAGCGTGATATAGGAACCCACCGCCAGAGGCACCTTCTGTTAACGGCCAGCCACCTGTGTGAACCACTTTACCGGCTTGATGCTTATCTGCTGGAATGGTCCAAATTTCTTTAAAGCCAATGCCATAGTGTTGTGGTGTTTTGCCGTTATCAAGGTCAAATTTTTGGATTAACTCTTTACCAAGATGACCTCGGCACCCTTCAGAAAATACCGTGTACTTGGCGTGCAACTCCATACCCGGCATGTAACTGTCTTTTGGCTCACCGTTTTCACCCACGCCCATATCGCCAATTAAGATGCCTTTTACGCTGCCATCTTCATGATACAGGGTTTCACTGGCGGCAAAGCCTGGGAAGATTTCGACGCCTAAGCCTTCGGCTTGCTCAGCCAACCAGCGACAAAGATTTCCAACACTGATGATGAAATTGCCTTCGTTATGCATGGTCTTAGGCACAAAGGCATTCGGCATTAAACGGCTATTTTTATCAGAATTCAGCAGATAAATTTCATCATGAGTCACAGTGGTTTTTAGAGGTGCATCTTTATCTCGCCAATCACTGAACAGTTCATCAAGCACTTTAGGCTCGAATACTGCCCCAGATAAGATATGAGCCCCAACCTCAGAGCCTTTTTCAACCACACACACGGTTAACTCTTGCTCTGTATCTTGAGCTATTTGCATAAGACGACAAGCGGTTGCAAGACCAGAAGGACCAGCCCCGACAATCACTACGTCAAATTCCATCGATTCGCGTTCCATCATTTCACCTTTTGCTTTGATGTCTTGATACTTCGATTTGGTATCGAATGTTTTTTAGGCTCACCTTACCTCAAATGTCGCTTTCAAACAAAAAAGAGCCCACAAGCACATTGAATTAATTTATGTGATCTTGCTCTCACCTGTCACAGATAATTAACGCGACCTTGATAAGGGTCAATAATTCATCTGCTTTAGCTGTCTTATCAATGAGGTATTTCGTATACTCAAATCACAACGAATCTCCGAGCCCGTTGTTCTACGTTTTGACAAATATGAATGACTGGCCGTAACGAACAATAGATCAGGATTAAACGGTCTAATCGTTACCAGGGTGGTCTCAGAAATGGTACCGCCTCCCGAATTTGGAAAGGTGATCATGTCCCAATTAGTCGATGACTTCGGCCGTAAGTTTAGTTACTTGCGCCTATCGGTAACCGATGTTTGCAATTTTAAATGCAGCTACTGCTTACCCGATGGTTATAAGCCCGATGGTAAACCTTCATTCTTGCGTTTAGATGAAATTCAGCGTTTATTAGGTGCCTTTGCCAGTGTTGGAACCCAAAAGGTTAGGATCACTGGTGGTGAACCTACACTTCGTAAAGACTTTACTGACATCATTCGTGCCGCCAATGACACCGACGGTATTCGAACCATTGCCACCACCACCAATGGTTATCGCTTAGAAACACACGCAAAAGAGTGGTTTGATGCCGGTCTTAGACGCATCAATGTGTCGATGGACAGTTTAGATCCTAGGCAATTCCAGCAAATTACGGGTGAGAATAAATTTCATCAGGTGATGCGTGGAATTGATGCCGCCTTAGACGCCGGTTTTGAACGCATCAAAATTAATGCGGTGTTACTCAAAGGACTCAATGATAACGACCTACCGAAGTTTTTATCTTGGCTGAAAACCCGCCCTATTGATGTGCGCTTTATCGAGTTGATGGAAACGGGACTCGGTCGTGATTACTTCAAAGAGCACCATCTAAGCGGAAATACCATCAAGGCAAAATTACTGGCACAAGGTTGGTTTCATCAATTGCCGCAAGCCACCGATGGACCGGCGATGAATTTTTGTCATCCTGATCATCAAGGTCGAATTGGGCTTATCATGCCGTACTCGAAAGATTTTTGCAGTACCTGTAATCGTCTTCGAGTCTCCGCCACCGGTAAATTGCATTTATGCTTGTTTACTGAGGCTGGGGTAATCCTGCGTGATTTATTACAGCACGATCACCAGCAGCAAGAGTTAATCGAACGCCTGCACCAGCAACTGCACCAGAAAAAAGCCACTCATGATCTTCATCATGGGATCACCGGCATCACCAAACATCTGGCATCCATCGGCGGGTAAAACCCACAATAATAGGTACTAGCATGGCGAAATGTACGACTAAAGAATTTGTGCCATTAGGTGTTGCGGTATTAACCGTTTCTGATCGGCACACTTTTGACTCCGACACTTCAGGCAGTGATTTAAACACTGCGCTCACTGAAACGGGTCACCACTGCGTTGAGCGTCAGATCAGCAAAGATTGTATTCATCATATCCGCGCGATTGTCAGCCAATGGATCGTTAATAATGAGATTCATGCCATCATCATCAACGGTGGCACAGGTTTCACCGAAGGCGATAACACCCCTGCAGCAGTTTCCGTTTTGTTTGATAGACCCATGGAAGGCTTTGGTGAATTGTTTCGTCAACTGAGCTTTGACGATATTGGCACGTCTTGTGTGCAATCACGTGCTATCGGCGGTTTAGCCAATCGCACTGCCATTTTTTGCTTACCCGGCTCACCGGGCGCTTGTCGTTTAGGTTGGGAGCAGATCATCAAACCACAATTGGATGCGCGAACTCGTCCCTGTAATTTTGTCGGACACCTTTTGAAAGGAAAGCAATAAAAAGAATGAATACCCTGACACACATTAACGCCAGCGGCGATGCCCATATGGTGGATGTTGGTGACAAAGACGTCACCGAACGCACCGCTCGTGCTGAAGCGATTGTCGACATGGCACCTGAAACTCTAGAGCTGATTTTATCCGGTCAACATCACAAAGGGGATGTGTTTGCTACCGCGCGTATTGCAGGCATTATGGCGGCGAAGAAAACGTCTGACTTAATCCCACTTTGTCACCCGCTCATGATCACCAAGGTTGAAGTCGATATTGAAGCGCAGCCAGAACAAAACCAAGTTCGCATCACCACCCTTTGTAAACTCAAAGGGAAAACCGGCGTTGAAATGGAAGCACTCACCGCCGCATCCGTCACCGCACTCACCATTTACGATATGTGTAAAGCCGTACAAAAGGACATGATCATCAAAGATGTTCGTCTGCTGGAAAAACAAGGCGGTAAATCAGGACACTTTGTAGCAGGAGAAACAGTATTATGATCACGGTTTTATTTTTTGCTCAAGTACGTGAACGTCTGGGTTGCGCGCAAATCGAAGTGCCATTTAATGATGAAGTCACAACAGCCGAGAGCTTACGACAACATTTAGCCCAGCGAGATGAAAAATGGCAACAAGTCCTCAGCGCCGATAAGTTATTGGTAGCCGTGGATCAAACCATGTGTGATTGGCAAACACCACTCAAAGATAACACCGAAGTGGCGTTTTTCCCTCCAGTAACGGGTGGGTAAGCAATGGAAAACACGCACATTCTTGTTCAACAAGCCGATTTTAACGTTGCAGATGAATACACCCAACTGAGCCAAGACGACAGCGATGGAGCCATTGTCACTTTCGTCGGCAAAGTACGAAATCGCAATGAAGGTAATGATGTCAGCCAGCTAACTCTAGAGCACTACCCAGGAATGACCGAAAAAGTGCTGCAAGAATTGGCACTAGAAGCAAGAGAACGCTGGTCGCTTAATCATATTCGCATCATTCATCGCGTTGGCACTATGGAGCTCGGTGAGCAAATCGTGTTTATTGGCGTCACCAGTCAGCATCGCCAAGCTGCGTTTGATGGTTGTGAGTTCCTAATCGATTTCTTGAAAACCAAAGCCCCGTTTTGGAAACTCGAAGCCACGGATAAGGGTGATAAATGGGTTGATGCTCGTGAGACGGATCAGCACGCCACCAGCCTCTGGCAATAGATGACTATAGAGACCTCAACCATGACTCGATTTCGCTCAGTGATTTTGTTTCTGCTGCTATTCGCGCCCGCTTGTTTTGCTCAAGATATCCCTACCGTAGCGGCGGCGGCCAATGTGCGCTTTGCGTTAGATAAAATCCAACAGCAGTTTGAGCATGATACGGGCAAGCAAGTCAGGATCAGTTACGGCTCTTCAGGGCAACTGATGCAACAAATTAAACATGGGGCACCGTTTGAAATTTTTTTAAGTGCCAATGTCGATTATGCCCAGAAAATCGTAGAGGCAAAGCTGGCGCCTCCACCCGCTAAGGTATACGCCATTGGTCGCTTAGCCATTATGCATAACAAGCATGTTAAGCTACCACTGAGTAGCGATTTAGCCTATCTGAAACAAGAACTGCAACAAGGCAAAATTCAGCGCTTTGCCATTGCGAACCCTGATCATGCACCTTATGGCGCTCGTGCTAAAGATGTATTGCAAGCCATTGGCGTTTGGCAACAAATTCAACCTAAGTTGCTCTATGGCGAAAACGTAGCGCAAGCGGCGCAATTTGCGCTTTCTAATGCTTCCCAAGGCGGAATTGTGGCTTTATCTCTTACTAAAGCAAAAGGTTTTAGTAATAAGGCTAATGTAGTTGCCATTGATGCCAAGCTGCATCCAAAATTGACTCAAGCTATGGTGTTGCTCAACAATGCGTCAGATACCGCTAAAGCCTTTTATGCTTATTTGCAATCTCCAAAAGCACAGCAAACCTTGGTAGACTTCGGGTTTGATCTTCCAAAATAATTAACCTCGCAAAGGAGCCTTATGGATTGGCAAGCGCTGCTGCTCTCAATAAAACTGAGTGTGATCACCACCTTAATTTTGATCCCCATTTCGATTTTGGTAGCAAGGGCGTTGGCATTTAATCAATTTCGAGGCAAAGCATGGGTTGAAGCCTTAGCTATGACGCCGCTGATCCTTCCACCTACAGTGATCGGTTATTACTTACTGGTGGGCTTTGGGCAACAAAGTTGGCTTGGTCAAACCTTACAAACGGTCTTGGGCACTCCCATCGTATTTCATTTATCAGGTTTGGTATTGGCGTCTCTTTTGGTGAATATCCCCTTTGCACTACAACCCATTCAACGAGCTTTCGAAGCCATTCCAGATGATGTCCGTGATGCCGCCGCTTGCTGTGGTCTTAATCGCTGGCAATCCTTATGGAAAGTAGAGATCCCCCTCGTGTGGCCTGGAATTTTAACCGCCATCGTGTTGTGTTTTTCTCATGTGTTAGGTGAGTTTGGTGTGGTGCTGATGATAGGCGGTAACATTGCGGGTGAAACCAAAACTTTATCCATTGCTATTTATGATAAAGTTCAAGCCTTTGACTTTGACGCCGCAGGCATTATGTCATTAATTTTGCTTATTTTTGCCGTGAGCACTTTAGCGTTCACGACTCATCTAACCAAAAGAGTGGGAGTGAGCCGTGACTGAGTCATTTCAAGGATTGATGTGCCAGATAGAAACACCATTCCCCACTCCCATAAAAGCGAGTTTTGGTTGCAGAAATGGTGAAATAACAGCCTTACTTGGTGCATCTGGCGCAGGAAAAACCACGTTACTGAAAATACTCGCTGGCCTTATCAAACCACAGCAAGGTGAGATCAGCTTAAACAATAAAATTTGGTTTGATGATAACAGGCACTTTCATTTAACACCTCAACAACGCCATATCGGTTACGTTCCTCAACATTTTGGCCTATTTGAGCATCAAACGGCACTAGAAAATGTCATTTCGGGACTCAGCCATTTACCTAAATCTCAGCGCCATATTCGAGCCGAAGAGTGGCTTCATTTGGTCAGCTTAGCCAAAGAGCAGCACAAAAGACCATCACAACTTTCAGGAGGGCAGAGACAACGAGTCGCACTCGCTCGTGCTCTCGCCAGAGAGCCCGACTTATTACTCTTAGATGAGCCCTTTTCCGCCGTCGATCCCCAAACGCGCAAACAGTTACACCTACAATTGCTCAAGCTTAAATCCCGAATCCACTGCCCAGTGGTAATGGTGACCCATAATATCCAAGAAGCTCAATTGTTAGCCGACCATTTACTCTTGATGGAGAATGGCGGTATTTTGCAACAGGGGACAACTGATGAGGTGCTTGCTCGGCCAAATTCAGCAGCGGCAGCTCATTTATTGGATCATCAAAACCTAGTCTATGCCACAGTGATCAACCAAGACTCATCTTCACTGATCACTTCTTTA is a window encoding:
- the moaE gene encoding molybdopterin synthase catalytic subunit MoaE, translating into MENTHILVQQADFNVADEYTQLSQDDSDGAIVTFVGKVRNRNEGNDVSQLTLEHYPGMTEKVLQELALEARERWSLNHIRIIHRVGTMELGEQIVFIGVTSQHRQAAFDGCEFLIDFLKTKAPFWKLEATDKGDKWVDARETDQHATSLWQ
- the moaC gene encoding cyclic pyranopterin monophosphate synthase MoaC produces the protein MNTLTHINASGDAHMVDVGDKDVTERTARAEAIVDMAPETLELILSGQHHKGDVFATARIAGIMAAKKTSDLIPLCHPLMITKVEVDIEAQPEQNQVRITTLCKLKGKTGVEMEALTAASVTALTIYDMCKAVQKDMIIKDVRLLEKQGGKSGHFVAGETVL
- the moaA gene encoding GTP 3',8-cyclase MoaA: MSQLVDDFGRKFSYLRLSVTDVCNFKCSYCLPDGYKPDGKPSFLRLDEIQRLLGAFASVGTQKVRITGGEPTLRKDFTDIIRAANDTDGIRTIATTTNGYRLETHAKEWFDAGLRRINVSMDSLDPRQFQQITGENKFHQVMRGIDAALDAGFERIKINAVLLKGLNDNDLPKFLSWLKTRPIDVRFIELMETGLGRDYFKEHHLSGNTIKAKLLAQGWFHQLPQATDGPAMNFCHPDHQGRIGLIMPYSKDFCSTCNRLRVSATGKLHLCLFTEAGVILRDLLQHDHQQQELIERLHQQLHQKKATHDLHHGITGITKHLASIGG
- the moaD gene encoding molybdopterin synthase sulfur carrier subunit; this encodes MITVLFFAQVRERLGCAQIEVPFNDEVTTAESLRQHLAQRDEKWQQVLSADKLLVAVDQTMCDWQTPLKDNTEVAFFPPVTGG
- the modA gene encoding molybdate ABC transporter substrate-binding protein, coding for MTIETSTMTRFRSVILFLLLFAPACFAQDIPTVAAAANVRFALDKIQQQFEHDTGKQVRISYGSSGQLMQQIKHGAPFEIFLSANVDYAQKIVEAKLAPPPAKVYAIGRLAIMHNKHVKLPLSSDLAYLKQELQQGKIQRFAIANPDHAPYGARAKDVLQAIGVWQQIQPKLLYGENVAQAAQFALSNASQGGIVALSLTKAKGFSNKANVVAIDAKLHPKLTQAMVLLNNASDTAKAFYAYLQSPKAQQTLVDFGFDLPK
- the moaB gene encoding molybdenum cofactor biosynthesis protein B, translated to MAKCTTKEFVPLGVAVLTVSDRHTFDSDTSGSDLNTALTETGHHCVERQISKDCIHHIRAIVSQWIVNNEIHAIIINGGTGFTEGDNTPAAVSVLFDRPMEGFGELFRQLSFDDIGTSCVQSRAIGGLANRTAIFCLPGSPGACRLGWEQIIKPQLDARTRPCNFVGHLLKGKQ
- the modB gene encoding molybdate ABC transporter permease subunit — its product is MDWQALLLSIKLSVITTLILIPISILVARALAFNQFRGKAWVEALAMTPLILPPTVIGYYLLVGFGQQSWLGQTLQTVLGTPIVFHLSGLVLASLLVNIPFALQPIQRAFEAIPDDVRDAAACCGLNRWQSLWKVEIPLVWPGILTAIVLCFSHVLGEFGVVLMIGGNIAGETKTLSIAIYDKVQAFDFDAAGIMSLILLIFAVSTLAFTTHLTKRVGVSRD
- a CDS encoding electron transfer flavoprotein-ubiquinone oxidoreductase; translation: MERESMEFDVVIVGAGPSGLATACRLMQIAQDTEQELTVCVVEKGSEVGAHILSGAVFEPKVLDELFSDWRDKDAPLKTTVTHDEIYLLNSDKNSRLMPNAFVPKTMHNEGNFIISVGNLCRWLAEQAEGLGVEIFPGFAASETLYHEDGSVKGILIGDMGVGENGEPKDSYMPGMELHAKYTVFSEGCRGHLGKELIQKFDLDNGKTPQHYGIGFKEIWTIPADKHQAGKVVHTGGWPLTEGASGGGFLYHADDNQVVVGLIIDLNYQNPHLSPFDEFQRYKTHPVIAKELEGGERVTYGARAIAKGGLNSLPKMSFPGGLLVGCDAGTLNFSKIKGTHTAMKSGMIAAETIAEALMAGVEGGKDLDSYQTKFEQSWLYQELYSSRNFGPALHKFGTLLGGAFNYIDQNWFGGKFPITLRDEIPDYAQMAEKSAYKVIDYPKPDGKLTFDKLSSVYLSNTYHEEDQPCHLKLTDVNIPIAVNLEKYDEPAQRYCPAGVYEVVEDAGEKTFVINGQNCIHCKTCDIKDPSQNITWVTPEGGGGPNYPNM
- a CDS encoding sulfate/molybdate ABC transporter ATP-binding protein: MTESFQGLMCQIETPFPTPIKASFGCRNGEITALLGASGAGKTTLLKILAGLIKPQQGEISLNNKIWFDDNRHFHLTPQQRHIGYVPQHFGLFEHQTALENVISGLSHLPKSQRHIRAEEWLHLVSLAKEQHKRPSQLSGGQRQRVALARALAREPDLLLLDEPFSAVDPQTRKQLHLQLLKLKSRIHCPVVMVTHNIQEAQLLADHLLLMENGGILQQGTTDEVLARPNSAAAAHLLDHQNLVYATVINQDSSSLITSLQLGHHQLHLCDHKVRQVGERVECLLPYELKKSTASEAISITLDIYSHYQHGHYRQVLATIAGDTTPLTLNCDLSTIETSSTSQLLWRISTNDITLL